The Pirellulimonas nuda genome includes a region encoding these proteins:
- a CDS encoding nucleotidyltransferase family protein, with product MNSHHVAGIVLAAGQSSRLGRPKQLVELDGKPLVVRAIEKLVAARCVPVLTVLGANAKEIRTVLSDSPTELLINPCWQQGIGSSIAAGCRQLAGRADFILITLCDQPFVSVNHLALLIEAVAADGYSIAASQYPNGADGVPAAFSQQHFANLRRLSGDCGARQLIEQSEHFRIPLDEGHVDLDTPYDLTELRSRIALQATQETSNANS from the coding sequence ATGAATAGCCACCACGTCGCTGGCATCGTCCTGGCGGCCGGCCAGTCCAGTCGCTTGGGGCGACCGAAGCAGCTCGTTGAACTTGACGGCAAGCCCCTCGTGGTTCGCGCCATCGAGAAACTAGTCGCCGCCCGCTGCGTTCCAGTGCTCACGGTTCTCGGTGCGAACGCCAAGGAGATTCGCACCGTTCTATCGGACTCGCCCACGGAGCTACTCATCAATCCATGTTGGCAGCAGGGCATCGGCAGCAGCATTGCGGCGGGTTGCCGCCAGCTAGCGGGCCGTGCCGACTTCATTCTCATCACCTTGTGCGACCAGCCCTTTGTTTCGGTCAACCACCTCGCTTTGCTCATTGAAGCCGTTGCTGCCGACGGCTACTCGATCGCGGCTTCGCAATACCCCAATGGAGCCGACGGCGTGCCAGCCGCATTCTCTCAGCAACACTTCGCGAATCTGCGCCGGCTGTCAGGAGATTGTGGAGCCCGACAACTGATCGAGCAGTCCGAGCACTTTCGCATTCCTTTGGACGAGGGGCACGTCGACCTGGATACGCCGTATGACCTGACCGAGTTGCGTAGCAGGATCGCTCTGCAAGCGACGCAGGAGACATCGAATGCGAACAGCTGA
- a CDS encoding XdhC family protein, producing the protein MNELRQILHAVASTDEPLHLATVVDVDGSAYRRPGARMLVLPDGGHIGAISGGCLERDLCRQAATICKRGPRLICFDTRSEAMDLNARYGLGCSGVIYVLVEPVTRDDRCPIRRLQEVFETRLPQVVGTVYQTSGGKFSSLQLGQRFADIDLSLSGLFANSYIVEELRYWFGQTRATSRPVCCQLTRSGDDPGESGTRVFIELLSPPKPLWIFGAGDDAIPLAMIAGDLGWCVSVIDDRPGNLTRSRFPTVDRLVLGAREEARRQLPATPQTAAVLMTHHLKKDAEIVPWLCGLQLSYVGLLGPKSRTGELIKHIHAAGNLPPLVQLDKLHTPVGLDIGASNPGEVAVSIVAEIIAVDRRRSGRPLAQRNGPIHHPVAHRLIDSRTPQTKQAFAWDHE; encoded by the coding sequence ATGAACGAGCTCCGGCAGATACTCCACGCCGTCGCGTCCACCGACGAACCGCTGCACCTAGCAACCGTGGTCGACGTCGATGGCTCGGCCTATCGGCGGCCGGGAGCGCGGATGTTGGTTTTGCCCGATGGGGGTCACATCGGCGCCATCAGTGGCGGCTGCTTGGAACGCGATCTTTGCCGACAAGCGGCAACCATCTGTAAGCGGGGGCCGAGACTGATCTGCTTCGATACGCGCAGCGAAGCGATGGATCTCAACGCCCGGTACGGCCTGGGCTGCAGCGGCGTCATCTACGTGCTGGTGGAACCGGTCACCCGTGACGACCGCTGTCCGATACGACGCTTGCAAGAGGTGTTTGAGACGCGTCTTCCACAGGTTGTCGGCACTGTCTATCAGACCAGCGGCGGTAAGTTTTCCAGTTTGCAACTCGGGCAACGATTCGCCGACATCGACCTAAGCTTATCTGGGCTGTTCGCGAATTCGTACATTGTCGAAGAGCTTCGCTATTGGTTCGGGCAAACGCGTGCGACCAGCAGGCCGGTTTGTTGCCAGCTTACCCGTTCGGGTGACGACCCCGGGGAGAGTGGAACTCGGGTCTTTATCGAATTGCTCTCACCGCCCAAACCGCTTTGGATTTTCGGAGCTGGCGACGATGCCATCCCGCTGGCCATGATCGCCGGCGATCTCGGCTGGTGCGTGTCCGTGATCGACGACCGCCCAGGCAATCTTACCAGGTCCCGGTTTCCCACGGTGGATCGGCTTGTGCTGGGCGCAAGAGAAGAGGCCCGCAGGCAACTTCCAGCCACACCCCAGACAGCAGCGGTGTTAATGACCCACCATTTGAAAAAGGATGCCGAGATAGTCCCGTGGCTTTGTGGGCTGCAGCTTTCCTACGTCGGCCTGCTGGGACCCAAGTCGCGAACCGGCGAGTTGATCAAACACATTCATGCCGCCGGCAATTTGCCGCCGCTAGTGCAACTCGACAAGCTCCACACGCCGGTCGGGCTCGACATCGGAGCTTCCAATCCAGGGGAAGTTGCCGTCTCGATTGTCGCCGAAATAATCGCTGTTGACCGTCGTCGGAGCGGTAGGCCGCTCGCCCAGCGTAACGGCCCCATTCACCATCCGGTGGCGCATCGGTTGATCGACTCCCGAACTCCGCAAACGAAGCAGGCCTTCGCCTGGGACCATGAATAG
- a CDS encoding xanthine dehydrogenase family protein molybdopterin-binding subunit, translated as MSIERRFQAAFAQIMAGPQQRIPPTPAVTVDLVPHGVSRRSFLQQAIASGSGLALAVSFGESSIVHAQTAAASSEAAGDFAPNAFVKITAEGVVTIIAMHDEMGQGIHTGLAIAVCEELEIDPAEVSVVHAPAHPDYSHVDYGVQMTGGSSSIYSARDPMRKAGATAREMLIGAAAERWSVDRRLCSAVEGHIVNNVTGKKLTYGELAADAAKLKVPEEVRLKDPKDFTRIGRHTHRVDSATKVRGTALFSFDKRVDGMLTAMVERCPYFGGTLVNFDATKATQVAGVKAVIQVDSGIAVVADGYWSSLKGRRALKIEWDPGAAAMLDSEKLWMQYREMARQEARVVEREGNVEQSLGDNRTFHATYEVPFQAHAPMEPLSCLVTLRDDGGADLVTGSQMLGVDRLQVAGRLGVPVESVRIENCYLGGGFGRRANPASDFLVEAVDVALAAKREGNSAPIKTVWSREDDIRGGWYRPMYVNAVSATFKNGRIDAWRHRIVGQSTLIGTTFEPMMVVDGLDPTCTEGATRLPYAIPNKQIELQTVRLPAPVQWWRSVGHSNTAFAKESFFDECAENLKRDPLELRQELLRDQPRLLRVLNTVAEKAGWGQPSPEGIGRGISVHESFEGFAAHVVEASVEGGVPKIHRIVVAIDCGPVVNPDQVVAQMESGAHFALSSILNGEITFKDGLVEQSNFDDFLVVRMHEAPMIEVHIVDSDDKMGGAGEVGVPGVASAVCSAIYDACGKRIRRLPIGTQLEQ; from the coding sequence TTGAGCATCGAAAGAAGGTTTCAAGCCGCCTTCGCCCAGATCATGGCTGGACCCCAGCAGCGAATTCCGCCAACGCCCGCGGTGACGGTGGACCTCGTCCCGCACGGTGTCTCGCGGCGCTCGTTCCTCCAGCAGGCGATTGCTTCCGGTAGTGGGCTGGCGCTGGCCGTGTCGTTTGGCGAGAGCAGCATCGTCCACGCGCAGACCGCTGCGGCGTCCTCCGAAGCCGCAGGAGATTTTGCCCCGAATGCCTTCGTAAAGATCACCGCAGAAGGTGTGGTGACGATCATTGCCATGCACGACGAGATGGGGCAAGGCATCCATACAGGGCTGGCCATTGCAGTCTGCGAAGAACTGGAAATCGACCCCGCCGAGGTCAGCGTGGTGCATGCACCGGCCCACCCGGACTATAGTCACGTAGACTACGGCGTCCAAATGACCGGCGGCAGCAGCAGTATCTATTCAGCCCGCGATCCTATGCGCAAGGCTGGCGCCACCGCGCGGGAGATGCTCATCGGAGCGGCGGCCGAACGCTGGAGCGTTGACCGTAGGCTGTGTTCCGCCGTTGAGGGTCACATCGTCAACAACGTCACTGGTAAGAAACTAACCTACGGGGAACTCGCTGCCGACGCGGCAAAACTAAAAGTACCGGAAGAAGTGCGCCTGAAGGATCCGAAGGATTTCACACGCATCGGTAGACACACTCACCGCGTCGATTCGGCCACGAAGGTTCGCGGAACCGCTCTTTTTAGTTTCGACAAGAGAGTCGACGGAATGCTCACCGCGATGGTAGAGCGCTGCCCTTACTTCGGCGGCACTTTGGTGAATTTCGACGCCACCAAAGCAACCCAAGTGGCGGGCGTGAAGGCGGTAATCCAGGTGGATTCGGGGATCGCTGTAGTCGCCGACGGCTACTGGTCGTCCCTGAAGGGCCGCCGGGCGCTTAAGATCGAATGGGATCCTGGCGCCGCCGCGATGCTCGATTCTGAAAAACTGTGGATGCAATACCGCGAGATGGCAAGGCAGGAAGCCCGCGTTGTCGAGCGTGAAGGCAACGTCGAGCAGTCGCTGGGCGACAATCGGACGTTTCACGCCACCTATGAAGTTCCCTTCCAGGCGCACGCGCCGATGGAGCCGCTCAGCTGCCTGGTAACTTTGCGGGACGATGGCGGCGCGGACTTGGTCACCGGTTCGCAGATGCTGGGCGTCGATCGCCTGCAGGTGGCAGGCCGCTTGGGAGTGCCGGTAGAATCGGTCCGAATCGAAAACTGCTATCTCGGCGGGGGCTTCGGTCGAAGAGCTAATCCCGCCTCTGACTTCCTGGTCGAAGCGGTCGACGTCGCGCTCGCGGCCAAGCGGGAGGGCAACTCTGCACCGATCAAGACCGTCTGGTCGCGGGAAGACGATATCCGCGGCGGATGGTACCGGCCCATGTACGTCAACGCTGTGTCCGCCACCTTCAAGAACGGTCGTATCGACGCCTGGCGGCATCGAATTGTGGGACAGTCTACTCTCATCGGCACGACGTTCGAGCCGATGATGGTCGTCGACGGCCTCGATCCAACCTGCACCGAAGGTGCTACCCGATTGCCGTACGCCATTCCGAACAAGCAGATCGAACTGCAGACGGTCCGCCTGCCGGCGCCCGTGCAATGGTGGCGTTCCGTTGGGCATTCCAACACCGCCTTCGCCAAGGAGAGCTTCTTCGACGAGTGTGCGGAGAATCTTAAACGCGATCCGCTGGAGTTGCGGCAGGAATTGCTTCGGGATCAGCCTCGTTTGCTCCGTGTCTTGAACACCGTCGCCGAGAAGGCTGGCTGGGGGCAGCCATCGCCAGAAGGAATCGGCCGCGGCATCTCGGTACACGAGTCCTTTGAAGGTTTCGCCGCGCATGTCGTAGAGGCCTCAGTCGAAGGCGGCGTGCCGAAGATTCACCGCATCGTCGTGGCCATCGATTGCGGTCCGGTGGTCAACCCCGACCAGGTGGTTGCTCAAATGGAAAGCGGAGCCCACTTCGCGCTGTCGTCCATTCTCAACGGCGAGATCACCTTTAAAGACGGCCTAGTCGAACAGAGCAACTTCGACGACTTCCTGGTGGTGCGGATGCACGAGGCGCCCATGATCGAAGTCCACATTGTCGACAGCGACGACAAGATGGGCGGCGCCGGTGAGGTGGGCGTCCCCGGAGTAGCCTCTGCCGTCTGTTCGGCCATCTACGACGCCTGTGGCAAACGCATCCGTCGGCTCCCGATAGGAACCCAACTAGAGCAATGA
- a CDS encoding (2Fe-2S)-binding protein, with product MKVTFQLNGELQSVEAEPDRPLLWVLREDLGLTGTKFGCGRALCGACTLHVDDEATRACAFPIKFAEGRRITTIEYLENDPRGKAVIDAWIEKDVVQCGWCQPGQCMSAAALLKEIPNPDDEDINAAMAGNLCRCGTYGRIREAIKVAAAAVGKEVVL from the coding sequence ATGAAAGTCACCTTTCAGCTCAACGGAGAGCTGCAGTCGGTTGAAGCCGAGCCGGATAGACCGCTCCTATGGGTCTTGCGAGAAGACCTGGGGCTCACGGGAACGAAGTTTGGCTGCGGAAGGGCTCTCTGCGGGGCCTGCACGTTGCACGTTGATGATGAGGCGACGCGGGCCTGCGCCTTCCCCATCAAGTTTGCCGAAGGCAGACGGATCACGACGATCGAATACTTGGAGAACGACCCTCGCGGCAAAGCCGTGATAGACGCCTGGATAGAGAAAGATGTCGTGCAATGTGGATGGTGCCAGCCAGGGCAGTGCATGTCGGCGGCGGCACTGCTGAAGGAAATCCCCAATCCGGATGACGAAGACATCAACGCCGCCATGGCTGGCAACCTGTGCCGTTGTGGAACCTACGGGCGCATCCGCGAAGCCATAAAGGTCGCTGCGGCCGCCGTGGGCAAGGAGGTAGTGCTTTGA
- a CDS encoding HEAT repeat domain-containing protein, with product MNLLVRKATAWALLCSLGPFAGTVVTGEAAELRLRESQWQEILHAEQQQNEQRARGEPFTQAEIQAARSRASELSKIDAGSTFGQIQFMSMLKDPPEIARLRRLTFSLLSREQTSRLSQFDPTTASGQELLVNIISDSEAPDSVRAGAVTQLHKLRISTPEVQQAVLQLIHSDTDLDLFDAAIRSLDDIGVSADQAIPVLLQVIDDHRFLRWSAWGGPTIAQAAIGMIGCYGPDAAAAIPMLERISDPANRQLDTRPMRYRLGRIDPWRYPFTTRGETAVEPPVATLATDDPDRRRAAAQRLRTAVVWRKSSSARTALGRIDPARFPFYAWSESAIKPLVAVLSSDDADRRRAAVERLLILHDHASPVIPRLESLLDDEDAQARAAAAAVILAIRHNVRASEVLADYARSGDCRDQLLLLGWLEQHELHVDESALLLQLLRETDPQVSSRAAASLAQTARHEEEALDAMIDLYQQGTYDSQLQAMRAFYAFGPELILQVKPTIEEAAQQEGDVGYVAKGVQRRKFRGSTAASPQK from the coding sequence ATGAACCTGCTAGTTCGCAAAGCAACGGCGTGGGCGCTGCTGTGCAGCCTTGGCCCGTTCGCCGGGACCGTGGTAACGGGTGAGGCCGCTGAGCTGCGGTTGCGAGAATCGCAGTGGCAGGAGATTCTCCACGCCGAACAACAACAGAATGAGCAGCGCGCTCGGGGGGAACCGTTCACCCAGGCGGAAATCCAGGCGGCCCGTTCCCGGGCCAGCGAGCTATCCAAGATCGACGCGGGCTCCACCTTCGGACAGATCCAGTTCATGAGCATGCTCAAAGACCCCCCTGAAATCGCTCGCCTGCGCCGACTGACGTTCTCTCTCCTGTCCCGCGAACAGACCAGCCGGCTGAGCCAATTCGATCCGACGACCGCCAGCGGCCAGGAGCTACTGGTCAACATTATTAGCGATTCCGAAGCGCCGGATTCCGTGCGTGCGGGGGCAGTGACGCAACTCCACAAGCTGCGGATTAGCACCCCCGAAGTGCAGCAAGCCGTGCTGCAGCTTATCCATAGCGACACGGACTTGGATCTCTTCGACGCGGCAATTCGTTCACTAGATGACATCGGGGTATCAGCGGATCAAGCCATCCCTGTGTTGCTGCAAGTCATAGATGACCACCGCTTCTTGAGGTGGAGTGCATGGGGTGGCCCTACCATCGCTCAAGCCGCAATCGGTATGATAGGATGTTACGGTCCGGACGCGGCGGCCGCGATTCCCATGCTTGAGCGGATATCTGATCCAGCGAACCGCCAGCTCGACACACGTCCGATGCGCTACCGCCTAGGCCGCATCGACCCCTGGCGGTACCCGTTTACCACCCGGGGTGAAACTGCCGTCGAGCCACCGGTGGCCACGCTTGCTACGGACGATCCTGATCGACGCCGGGCCGCCGCACAGCGCCTGCGCACGGCGGTGGTTTGGCGAAAAAGCTCGTCGGCAAGAACGGCCCTAGGCCGTATTGATCCCGCGCGGTTTCCGTTCTACGCCTGGAGTGAATCAGCCATCAAGCCACTGGTGGCCGTGCTTTCGTCGGACGATGCTGATCGACGCAGGGCTGCGGTGGAACGCCTGCTCATCCTGCACGATCACGCTTCACCTGTTATCCCAAGACTCGAATCATTGCTCGACGACGAAGATGCGCAAGCACGTGCAGCGGCCGCTGCGGTGATACTTGCCATCCGGCACAATGTACGGGCTAGTGAGGTCCTTGCCGACTACGCCCGCTCGGGCGACTGCCGGGACCAGCTGTTGCTGCTCGGGTGGCTCGAACAGCATGAGCTGCACGTCGACGAATCTGCCCTGCTGCTGCAACTGCTTCGCGAAACCGACCCGCAGGTGAGTTCGCGGGCAGCCGCGAGTCTAGCTCAGACGGCGCGCCACGAAGAGGAAGCGCTAGACGCCATGATCGACTTGTACCAACAGGGTACCTATGACAGCCAACTGCAAGCAATGAGAGCCTTTTACGCTTTCGGTCCCGAGCTCATCCTGCAGGTGAAGCCGACCATCGAAGAAGCTGCCCAGCAGGAGGGCGACGTGGGCTACGTGGCGAAGGGCGTGCAACGCCGCAAATTTCGCGGTTCCACGGCGGCGAGCCCGCAAAAGTAG
- a CDS encoding primary-amine oxidase encodes MKKSTLAVLASLMLAAPTGHAAPQPDGNATVKDDAWKKRSPDHPLDPLTHGEVQAAVEALRSAGRFADGVFVPTLVLREPSKESVRDWAPGAPLKREAFAVVLDRANRVKAEAVIDLATNTVTSWTEITGSQPHVLVEEFYGVPEIVKADPDWCAAMAKRGVTDVSKVHVDTWAAGVLPAEGAVPGARLCRAIAFYRGEGKNPYARPIEGVVAVVDVELGKVIQVLDTGVRPIAKKAPEFDAASLGAPRTGLKPLSIEQPEGPSFAINGHEVRWQNWRFRYAMHPREGLVLYTIGFEDGGKLRPILYRASHSEMIVPYGDPDPNWYWRAAFDEGEYGMGRLCNELQEGLDAPGNAVFVDAVLANETGVPELRRNAVAFFERDGGILWKHCDEDAGLRYVRRSRELVVLHTVTVGNYDYILKWIFHQDGVLEVRAEASGILLAKGAPQALCETCIAAAEGKAVEGDERVGTLVDHQVIAPNHQHFFSVRLDFDIDGPQNSVAEVNVSSFPAGPDNPQLNAFQVEKTPLVSERQAQRDINLDSHRHWKIYNPSVKTALGHYPSYLLVPGDNSVPYIHPDSATRKRARFVDHHFWATAYRPEEVYAAGPHPNQNPASEGMPEWISDNQSLEDRDLVVWYTMGLTHVPRPEEWPIMPTAGMGFKLVPMSFFNENPTLDVPE; translated from the coding sequence ATGAAGAAATCGACGTTGGCCGTCCTGGCCTCCCTGATGCTTGCGGCGCCGACCGGACACGCCGCGCCGCAGCCCGATGGCAACGCAACGGTCAAAGACGACGCTTGGAAGAAGCGGTCCCCGGACCATCCGCTCGACCCTTTGACCCATGGCGAGGTTCAAGCCGCCGTCGAGGCGCTGCGGTCGGCGGGCCGATTCGCCGACGGTGTGTTCGTTCCCACGCTCGTGCTCCGCGAGCCCTCCAAGGAGTCGGTGCGCGACTGGGCCCCCGGCGCCCCGCTCAAGCGCGAGGCCTTCGCCGTGGTGCTCGACCGAGCGAACCGTGTGAAAGCGGAGGCCGTGATCGACCTCGCTACCAACACCGTCACCTCGTGGACGGAGATCACAGGGAGCCAGCCGCACGTGCTCGTCGAAGAGTTCTACGGGGTGCCGGAGATCGTCAAGGCAGATCCCGATTGGTGTGCGGCGATGGCCAAGCGGGGCGTCACCGACGTCTCGAAGGTGCACGTGGATACCTGGGCCGCCGGCGTGCTGCCGGCCGAGGGCGCCGTGCCCGGCGCCCGCCTCTGCCGAGCGATCGCGTTCTACCGCGGGGAGGGCAAGAACCCCTACGCCCGCCCGATCGAGGGCGTCGTGGCGGTGGTGGACGTCGAGCTGGGCAAGGTCATTCAGGTGCTTGACACCGGTGTCCGCCCGATCGCCAAGAAGGCCCCCGAGTTCGACGCGGCGTCGCTCGGCGCGCCGCGGACCGGGCTCAAGCCGTTGTCGATCGAGCAGCCCGAGGGCCCGAGCTTCGCGATCAACGGCCACGAGGTCCGCTGGCAGAACTGGCGGTTCCGCTACGCCATGCACCCGCGGGAAGGATTGGTCCTGTACACGATCGGGTTCGAGGACGGCGGCAAGCTCCGCCCCATCCTGTACCGCGCGTCGCACTCCGAGATGATCGTCCCCTACGGCGACCCTGACCCCAACTGGTACTGGCGGGCCGCCTTTGACGAGGGGGAGTACGGCATGGGTCGCCTGTGCAACGAGCTTCAAGAAGGGCTGGACGCGCCGGGCAACGCGGTGTTTGTGGACGCCGTCTTGGCGAACGAGACCGGCGTCCCCGAGCTGCGCCGCAACGCGGTCGCCTTCTTCGAGCGGGACGGCGGCATCCTGTGGAAGCACTGCGACGAAGACGCCGGACTACGCTACGTCCGGCGGAGCCGGGAGCTGGTCGTCCTGCACACGGTGACGGTGGGCAACTACGACTACATCCTCAAATGGATCTTCCACCAGGACGGCGTGTTGGAGGTCCGCGCCGAGGCCTCTGGGATCCTGCTGGCCAAGGGGGCGCCGCAGGCCCTGTGCGAGACGTGCATCGCGGCCGCCGAGGGCAAGGCGGTCGAAGGGGACGAACGCGTCGGCACCCTTGTCGACCACCAGGTGATCGCCCCCAATCACCAGCACTTCTTCAGCGTCCGGCTCGACTTCGACATCGACGGCCCGCAGAACAGCGTGGCGGAGGTGAACGTCTCCAGCTTCCCCGCCGGGCCGGACAACCCCCAGCTCAACGCGTTCCAGGTCGAGAAGACCCCGCTCGTGTCCGAGCGTCAGGCGCAGCGGGACATCAACCTCGACAGCCACCGCCACTGGAAGATCTACAACCCCAGTGTGAAGACCGCGCTGGGGCACTACCCCTCCTACCTGCTGGTGCCCGGCGACAACTCCGTTCCCTACATCCACCCGGACTCCGCGACGCGGAAGCGGGCGCGGTTCGTCGACCACCACTTCTGGGCCACCGCCTACCGCCCCGAGGAGGTGTACGCGGCCGGCCCGCACCCCAACCAGAACCCCGCCAGCGAAGGGATGCCAGAATGGATCTCCGACAACCAGTCGCTCGAGGACCGCGACTTGGTCGTCTGGTACACGATGGGCCTCACCCACGTGCCGCGCCCCGAGGAGTGGCCGATCATGCCGACGGCCGGCATGGGCTTCAAGCTCGTGCCGATGTCGTTCTTCAACGAGAACCCAACGCTCGACGTGCCTGAGTAG
- a CDS encoding leucine-rich repeat domain-containing protein yields MPTNSPNLKVSRLVPLASLAAFSLAAPIALGVEPQAASTPAANAESADAGSKPAMPSPEVIAAWTSAGGRFSSTGDVPLFFFLSVSSEKLDSLPPPQVPFGLRLVGWPDAGLKEIAGLTQLQSLILENSRATNAGLKSLANLRQLKFLKIESSGLTDEGINELAALTQLQSLDLTDVRITDRGMKVVAGLSRLNSLNIAHTRAWMPVGHPLRIVSPVTDNGLKEMAALSQLNSLNLSGCENVTDEGMKALTGLIGLQWLDLSRTRVADEGLKELAGLKELQWLNLANTQVSDQGMKEIAKLKELQWLNLAYTKVTDQGIKELAGLVRLQSLNLSGRVAVRDGQRMVKSPGRLNVTDNGVKELATLEQLQSLSLAGTQVTGKGINELAGLVQLESLNLSGTNMSDRGLKGLAKFSQLQTLNLDWTEVTDEGMKDLAGLTRLRSLGVSKTRLTDWGLRELSQLPQLVKVNCSGTAVTRNGAQRLRTRSPPVQVLGAR; encoded by the coding sequence ATGCCTACAAATTCGCCCAACCTAAAGGTAAGCCGGTTGGTCCCGCTGGCGTCCTTAGCGGCCTTCTCGCTCGCTGCGCCGATCGCACTAGGGGTCGAGCCCCAGGCCGCCAGCACTCCAGCAGCCAACGCCGAATCGGCGGACGCTGGGAGCAAGCCGGCGATGCCATCTCCCGAGGTCATCGCCGCGTGGACTAGTGCCGGCGGACGTTTTAGTTCGACGGGAGACGTGCCACTATTCTTTTTCCTCAGTGTCTCCTCCGAAAAGCTCGATAGTCTTCCCCCACCGCAGGTTCCATTCGGACTGCGTCTTGTCGGTTGGCCTGATGCGGGGCTAAAAGAGATAGCCGGGCTGACTCAATTGCAGTCGCTAATACTCGAGAATTCACGGGCAACCAATGCGGGTCTTAAGTCATTGGCCAATCTCAGGCAGCTGAAGTTCTTGAAAATCGAGTCATCCGGACTGACCGACGAGGGGATAAATGAGCTTGCCGCATTAACTCAGTTGCAGTCGCTGGACCTTACGGACGTCCGAATAACGGACAGAGGAATGAAGGTAGTTGCTGGACTCTCTCGACTGAATTCACTGAATATTGCTCACACCCGGGCTTGGATGCCGGTTGGTCACCCGTTGAGGATAGTTAGTCCGGTGACGGACAATGGGCTCAAGGAGATGGCCGCGCTATCGCAGTTGAATTCGCTAAACCTGTCTGGGTGTGAGAACGTTACAGACGAGGGGATGAAAGCACTCACAGGGCTGATTGGGTTGCAGTGGCTGGACCTCAGTAGAACCCGGGTGGCCGACGAGGGATTGAAAGAGCTAGCCGGATTGAAAGAGCTGCAATGGCTGAATCTAGCCAATACCCAGGTGTCCGACCAGGGAATGAAAGAGATAGCCAAACTGAAGGAGCTGCAATGGCTGAATCTAGCCTACACCAAGGTGACCGACCAGGGAATAAAAGAGCTAGCCGGGCTCGTGCGGTTGCAGTCGTTGAATCTGAGCGGTCGCGTGGCGGTGCGAGATGGGCAACGTATGGTCAAGAGTCCCGGTCGCCTCAACGTGACTGACAATGGGGTGAAAGAGCTAGCGACGCTTGAGCAGCTGCAGTCGCTATCTCTCGCCGGTACTCAGGTGACGGGCAAGGGAATAAACGAGCTCGCCGGGCTCGTGCAGTTGGAATCATTGAATCTGAGCGGAACCAACATGTCCGACCGCGGACTAAAAGGACTGGCAAAATTCTCGCAGTTGCAGACGCTGAACTTAGATTGGACCGAAGTTACGGATGAGGGGATGAAGGATTTAGCGGGGCTGACTCGGCTTCGGTCACTTGGCGTGTCCAAAACTCGCCTAACCGATTGGGGGCTAAGAGAACTATCCCAGCTCCCACAATTAGTAAAAGTAAACTGCTCCGGCACCGCAGTAACCCGGAACGGAGCGCAAAGATTGCGCACAAGGTCACCTCCCGTACAAGTGTTGGGCGCCCGATAG